The proteins below come from a single Myripristis murdjan chromosome 10, fMyrMur1.1, whole genome shotgun sequence genomic window:
- the scyl1 gene encoding N-terminal kinase-like protein isoform X1 → MWSFFARDPVKDFAYEILPDTQEKSGLWTLHRGKRKTNGEPVSVFMYEVAQGTDQQTQLAKAAFKRMKTLRHPNILAYVDGLEGETEKSLYLVTEQVTPLATHLKAQAEKGGSGELEVSWGLHQIVKALSFLVNDCHLLHNNLGLWAVFVDRAGEWKLGALDHVAPEQGDPSGALLPAPKTVYPDMEKYDPPEMPNSNTGEKWAGEVWRMGCLIWEVFNGPLPRASSLRSLGKIPKALVPHYCELVGANPRARPNPARFLQNCRAPGGFLSNSFVESNLFLEEIQIKEPAEKQQFFQDLSDNLDSFPEDFCKHKVLPQLLTAFEFGNAGAVVLTPLFKVGKFLSAEEYQQKIIPVIVKMFSSTDRAMRIRLLQQMEQFIQYLNEAAVNSQIFPHVVHGFTDTNPAIREQTVKSMLLLAPKLNETNLNQELMRHFARLQARDEQGPIRCNTTVCLGKIAPYLNAGTRQRVLISAFSRATKDPFPASRSAGVLGFAATHNYYSVTESAARILPTLCTLTVDPDKTVRDQAFKAIKSFLSKLETVSEDPTKLAEIEKDVASSAQPTGVSSSWTGWAVTGVSSLTSKLIRNTPGGPEAGGPAENSGPDQATSPTSATDGAPASGSEAKTPQASLTHLAASSRANQSQTLEVADNDDEPIGDRWDDEEDWGSLEDPEKGQTDPDDWNTDWSGMSSSKKKASDRGVGRSSSTAVKKQSSDWSSSGWDADDSWSNEKEGQGQSSPGEEGWGNDWGEDETDTSSTNKTVTLPEGVRLASEYDWDSSTAKGAGQNDLFASLSQRNTASTATTAGAGWGSEPAGDWGTEESWESVDGSQGLSKAELSKKKREERRKELEAKRAERKAAKGPLKLGARKLD, encoded by the exons atgtGGTCCTTTTTCGCCAGGGATCCCGTCAAAGACTTTGCCTATGAAATTCTGCCGGACACCCAGGAGAAGTCCGGCTTATGGACACTTCACCGGGGGAAGAGAAAG ACAAATGGAGAGCcggtgtctgtgtttatgtacgAGGTGGCTCAGGGAACAGACCAACAGACCCAGCTTGCCAAGGCTGCCTTTAAACGGATGAAGACCCTGCGCCATCCTAACATCTTGGCCTACGTTGATGGAttagag GGAGAG ACAGAAAAGAGTCTGTACCTGGTTACAGAGCAGGTGACCCCCCTGGCCACCCACCTGAAGGCCCAGGCAGAGAAGGGTGGCTCTGGGGAGCTGGAGGTGTCATGGGGACTGCACCAGATAGTG AAAGCACTGAGTTTCCTGGTCAACGACTGCCACCTGCTCCACAACAACCTGGGACTGTGGGCTGTTTTTGTGGACCGGGCCGGTGAGTGGAAGCTGGGAGCCCTGGACCATGTGGCCCCAGAGCAGGGCGACCCCAGTGGGGCCTTGCTGCCTGCCCCCAAGACTGTCTACCCTGACATGGAGAAATATGACCCACCAGAGATGCCCAACAGCAACACTGGAGAGAAATG GGCAGGAGAAGTATGGCGGATGGGCTGCCTGATATGGGAGGTGTTCAATGGGCCGTTGCCACGTGCCTCCTCTCTTCGCTCCTTGGGGAAG ATCCCCAAGGCCTTGGTCCCCCACTACTGTGAGCTGGTGGGGGCCAACCCCCGCGCTCGCCCCAACCCGGCCCGCTTCCTCCAGAACTGCAGAGCCCCCGGAGGCTTCCTCAGCAACAGCTTTGTTGAGAGCAACCTTTTTCTGGAGGAGATCCAg ATCAAGGAGCCTGCAGAGAAGCAGCAGTTCTTCCAGGATTTGAGCGACAACCTGGACTCCTTCCCTGAGGACTTCTGTAAACACAAGGTCTTGCCTCAGCTGCTCACCGCCTTTGAGTTTGGCAACGCCGGCGCCGTCGTCCTCACGCCGCTTTTCAAG gTGGGGAAGTTCCTGTCAGCAGAAGAATACCAACAGAAGATCATTCCTGTCATTGTGAAGATGTTTTCCTCCACGGACCGAGCCATGAGGATACGATTGCTGCAGCAG atggAGCAGTTCATTCAGTATCTGAATGAGGCGGCGGTCAACTCTCAGATTTTCCCTCACGTTGTTCATGGCTTCACGGACACCAACCCTGCCATCAGAGAACAGACTGTTAAG tccatgctgctgctggctccCAAGCTGAATGAGACCAACCTGAACCAGGAGCTGATGCGCCACTTTGCCAGGCTGCAGGCCAGAGATGAGCAGGGCCCAATCCGCTGTAACACTACAGTCTGCCTGGGCAAGATCGCCCCCTACCTCAACGCCGGG ACCCGACAGCGTGTGCTGATCTCAGCCTTCTCTCGGGCCACCAAGGACCCCTTCCCAGCCTCGCGCTCTGCTGGTGTGCTGGGCTTCGCCGCCACACACAACTACTACAGTGTAACAGAGAGCGCCGCACGAATCCTGCCCACCCTCTGCACCCTCACTGTGGACCCTGATAAGACTGTCAGAGACCAG GCATTTAAAGCCATCAAGAGTTTCCTTTCCAAGCTGGAGACAGTGTCAGAAGACCCAACCAAGCTGGCTGAGATAG AAAAGGATGTAGCATCGTCAGCTCAGCCAACAGGTGTGTCATCCAGCTGGACAGGGTGGGCTGTGACCGGCGTGTCCTCGCTGACCTCTAAGTTGATCCGCAACACGCCAGGAGGGCCAGAAGCGGGCGGTCCGGCAGAGAACAGCGGGCCGGACCAGGCCACCAGCCCCACCAGTGCCACAGATGGAGCACCTGCCTCTG GCTCTGAAGCTAAAACACCACAGGCCTCTCTAACTCACCTTGCTGCCTCTAGCCGTGCCAACCAATCACAGACTCTGGAAGTGGCAGACAACGACGATGAGCCAATAGGAGACCGCTGGGATGACGAAGAGGACTGGGGAAGCTTGGAG GACCCAGAGAAAGGTCAGACAGACCCAGATGACTGGAACACAGACTGGTCGGGAATGTCGTCCTCCAAAAAGAAGGCCAGTGACAGAGGA GTGGGCCGCTCATCCTCCACAGCAGTGAAAAAGCAGAGCTCTGATTGGAGCAGCTCAGGTTGGGACGCCGATGACAGCTGGTCCAATGAGAAGGAGGGTCAGGGTCAGAGTTCACCGGGTGAGGAGGGCTGGGGTAACGACTGGGGGGAGGACGAGACGGACACGTCCTCGACCAACAAGACAGTCACGCTGCCAGAGGGGGTGCGGCTCGCCAGCGAATACGACTGGGACAGCAGCACAGCCAAAGGAGCCGGGCAGAACGACCTGTTCGCCAGCCTGTCCCAGAGGAACACAGCCAGCACTGCCACCACA GCCGGAGCAGGCTGGGGCTCAGAGCCAGCAGGAGACTGGGGAACTGAGGAGAGCTGGGAGTCAGTGGATGGAAGCCAGG GCCTCAGCAAGGCCGAGTTGTCCAAGAAGAAacgggaggagaggaggaaggagctggAGGCCAAACGGGCAGAGCGCAAGGCTGCTAAAGGCCCACTGAAACTGGGCGCACGCAAACTGGACTGA
- the scyl1 gene encoding N-terminal kinase-like protein isoform X2, producing the protein MWSFFARDPVKDFAYEILPDTQEKSGLWTLHRGKRKTNGEPVSVFMYEVAQGTDQQTQLAKAAFKRMKTLRHPNILAYVDGLETEKSLYLVTEQVTPLATHLKAQAEKGGSGELEVSWGLHQIVKALSFLVNDCHLLHNNLGLWAVFVDRAGEWKLGALDHVAPEQGDPSGALLPAPKTVYPDMEKYDPPEMPNSNTGEKWAGEVWRMGCLIWEVFNGPLPRASSLRSLGKIPKALVPHYCELVGANPRARPNPARFLQNCRAPGGFLSNSFVESNLFLEEIQIKEPAEKQQFFQDLSDNLDSFPEDFCKHKVLPQLLTAFEFGNAGAVVLTPLFKVGKFLSAEEYQQKIIPVIVKMFSSTDRAMRIRLLQQMEQFIQYLNEAAVNSQIFPHVVHGFTDTNPAIREQTVKSMLLLAPKLNETNLNQELMRHFARLQARDEQGPIRCNTTVCLGKIAPYLNAGTRQRVLISAFSRATKDPFPASRSAGVLGFAATHNYYSVTESAARILPTLCTLTVDPDKTVRDQAFKAIKSFLSKLETVSEDPTKLAEIEKDVASSAQPTGVSSSWTGWAVTGVSSLTSKLIRNTPGGPEAGGPAENSGPDQATSPTSATDGAPASGSEAKTPQASLTHLAASSRANQSQTLEVADNDDEPIGDRWDDEEDWGSLEDPEKGQTDPDDWNTDWSGMSSSKKKASDRGVGRSSSTAVKKQSSDWSSSGWDADDSWSNEKEGQGQSSPGEEGWGNDWGEDETDTSSTNKTVTLPEGVRLASEYDWDSSTAKGAGQNDLFASLSQRNTASTATTAGAGWGSEPAGDWGTEESWESVDGSQGLSKAELSKKKREERRKELEAKRAERKAAKGPLKLGARKLD; encoded by the exons atgtGGTCCTTTTTCGCCAGGGATCCCGTCAAAGACTTTGCCTATGAAATTCTGCCGGACACCCAGGAGAAGTCCGGCTTATGGACACTTCACCGGGGGAAGAGAAAG ACAAATGGAGAGCcggtgtctgtgtttatgtacgAGGTGGCTCAGGGAACAGACCAACAGACCCAGCTTGCCAAGGCTGCCTTTAAACGGATGAAGACCCTGCGCCATCCTAACATCTTGGCCTACGTTGATGGAttagag ACAGAAAAGAGTCTGTACCTGGTTACAGAGCAGGTGACCCCCCTGGCCACCCACCTGAAGGCCCAGGCAGAGAAGGGTGGCTCTGGGGAGCTGGAGGTGTCATGGGGACTGCACCAGATAGTG AAAGCACTGAGTTTCCTGGTCAACGACTGCCACCTGCTCCACAACAACCTGGGACTGTGGGCTGTTTTTGTGGACCGGGCCGGTGAGTGGAAGCTGGGAGCCCTGGACCATGTGGCCCCAGAGCAGGGCGACCCCAGTGGGGCCTTGCTGCCTGCCCCCAAGACTGTCTACCCTGACATGGAGAAATATGACCCACCAGAGATGCCCAACAGCAACACTGGAGAGAAATG GGCAGGAGAAGTATGGCGGATGGGCTGCCTGATATGGGAGGTGTTCAATGGGCCGTTGCCACGTGCCTCCTCTCTTCGCTCCTTGGGGAAG ATCCCCAAGGCCTTGGTCCCCCACTACTGTGAGCTGGTGGGGGCCAACCCCCGCGCTCGCCCCAACCCGGCCCGCTTCCTCCAGAACTGCAGAGCCCCCGGAGGCTTCCTCAGCAACAGCTTTGTTGAGAGCAACCTTTTTCTGGAGGAGATCCAg ATCAAGGAGCCTGCAGAGAAGCAGCAGTTCTTCCAGGATTTGAGCGACAACCTGGACTCCTTCCCTGAGGACTTCTGTAAACACAAGGTCTTGCCTCAGCTGCTCACCGCCTTTGAGTTTGGCAACGCCGGCGCCGTCGTCCTCACGCCGCTTTTCAAG gTGGGGAAGTTCCTGTCAGCAGAAGAATACCAACAGAAGATCATTCCTGTCATTGTGAAGATGTTTTCCTCCACGGACCGAGCCATGAGGATACGATTGCTGCAGCAG atggAGCAGTTCATTCAGTATCTGAATGAGGCGGCGGTCAACTCTCAGATTTTCCCTCACGTTGTTCATGGCTTCACGGACACCAACCCTGCCATCAGAGAACAGACTGTTAAG tccatgctgctgctggctccCAAGCTGAATGAGACCAACCTGAACCAGGAGCTGATGCGCCACTTTGCCAGGCTGCAGGCCAGAGATGAGCAGGGCCCAATCCGCTGTAACACTACAGTCTGCCTGGGCAAGATCGCCCCCTACCTCAACGCCGGG ACCCGACAGCGTGTGCTGATCTCAGCCTTCTCTCGGGCCACCAAGGACCCCTTCCCAGCCTCGCGCTCTGCTGGTGTGCTGGGCTTCGCCGCCACACACAACTACTACAGTGTAACAGAGAGCGCCGCACGAATCCTGCCCACCCTCTGCACCCTCACTGTGGACCCTGATAAGACTGTCAGAGACCAG GCATTTAAAGCCATCAAGAGTTTCCTTTCCAAGCTGGAGACAGTGTCAGAAGACCCAACCAAGCTGGCTGAGATAG AAAAGGATGTAGCATCGTCAGCTCAGCCAACAGGTGTGTCATCCAGCTGGACAGGGTGGGCTGTGACCGGCGTGTCCTCGCTGACCTCTAAGTTGATCCGCAACACGCCAGGAGGGCCAGAAGCGGGCGGTCCGGCAGAGAACAGCGGGCCGGACCAGGCCACCAGCCCCACCAGTGCCACAGATGGAGCACCTGCCTCTG GCTCTGAAGCTAAAACACCACAGGCCTCTCTAACTCACCTTGCTGCCTCTAGCCGTGCCAACCAATCACAGACTCTGGAAGTGGCAGACAACGACGATGAGCCAATAGGAGACCGCTGGGATGACGAAGAGGACTGGGGAAGCTTGGAG GACCCAGAGAAAGGTCAGACAGACCCAGATGACTGGAACACAGACTGGTCGGGAATGTCGTCCTCCAAAAAGAAGGCCAGTGACAGAGGA GTGGGCCGCTCATCCTCCACAGCAGTGAAAAAGCAGAGCTCTGATTGGAGCAGCTCAGGTTGGGACGCCGATGACAGCTGGTCCAATGAGAAGGAGGGTCAGGGTCAGAGTTCACCGGGTGAGGAGGGCTGGGGTAACGACTGGGGGGAGGACGAGACGGACACGTCCTCGACCAACAAGACAGTCACGCTGCCAGAGGGGGTGCGGCTCGCCAGCGAATACGACTGGGACAGCAGCACAGCCAAAGGAGCCGGGCAGAACGACCTGTTCGCCAGCCTGTCCCAGAGGAACACAGCCAGCACTGCCACCACA GCCGGAGCAGGCTGGGGCTCAGAGCCAGCAGGAGACTGGGGAACTGAGGAGAGCTGGGAGTCAGTGGATGGAAGCCAGG GCCTCAGCAAGGCCGAGTTGTCCAAGAAGAAacgggaggagaggaggaaggagctggAGGCCAAACGGGCAGAGCGCAAGGCTGCTAAAGGCCCACTGAAACTGGGCGCACGCAAACTGGACTGA